The Procambarus clarkii isolate CNS0578487 chromosome 91, FALCON_Pclarkii_2.0, whole genome shotgun sequence genome includes a region encoding these proteins:
- the LOC123773989 gene encoding BRISC and BRCA1-A complex member 2 — MESSSPKMISTMEQFVRQVDYIKFNGFPGGLCSDLAEITGATESLTVWNTRQDNGETVEAIREGKPGDELLIKVPYAGTHLTIRLLFYLQEPWMPPDMSFSDIQFSSSISVKDLEELVPTLNNWNCSEDDIIAQLLHQLLQLYKKYQLEKLEDDDVLQFEYQSLLKTLQIGEGDIEISVSGAGHRASSLLVRLPLSLQDVPPVLIDANPGSATSLLQVTFQGTEGVFVPRLHLSPRVELLIGGANSLALPNVPPGTCLIDYVERVLELLEEKVRKSVLCFETRKQFVAQVLCQFGCAVVEYDAERFNKVVLMFEVKDFHFLTFITLGSSFPQLQAPKIVLQSLYHSGPREPYSKELTEVKYSPQWNTEEMVRNIKDIILANVSTFQSSSIRAP, encoded by the exons ATGGAAAGTAGCAGCCCAAAGATGATCTCAACCATGGAGCAATTTGTACGTCAAGTTGATTACATCAAGTTTAATGGGTTTCCAG GAGGTCTGTGCAGTGATCTGGCAGAAATCACGGGAGCTACAGAAAGCCTGACTGTGTGGAACACCAGACAGGATAATGGAGAGACGGTGGAAGCCATCCGTGAGGGCAAGCCTGGAGATGAATTATTGATCAAGGTTCCATATGCAGGAACACACCTCACTATCCGCCTCCTCTTCTACCTCCAAGAGCCATGGATGCCTCCTGATATGTCCTTCAGTGATATTCAGTTTTCATCAAGTATCTCAGTCAAGGATCTTGAGGAGCTG GTGCCAACACTTAATAATTGGAACTGCTCCGAGGATGATATAATTGCTCAACTGCTTCACCAGTTATTACAACTATACAAAAAGTACCAG CTGGAGAAGCTTGAAGATGATGATGTTCTACAGTTTGAGTACCAGTCTCTCTTGAAGACTCTTCAAATTGGGGAAGGTGATATTGAG ATTTCAGTGAGTGGTGCAGGACATCGTGCTTCATCCCTGTTGGTACGCCTGCCATTGAGTTTACAGGACGTACCACCAGTTTTGATTGATGCTAACCCAGGCTCAGCAACTAGTCTTCTTCAAGTGACCTTTCAAGGT ACTGAGGGAGTGTTTGTTCCGAGGCTGCATCTATCACCACGTGTTGAATTGCTCATTGGAGGTGCAAACTCTTTAGCACTTCCAAATGTTCCTCCTGGTACTTGCCTAATTGATTATGTAGAGAGGGTGTTAGAACTCCTGGAAGAAAAGGTGCGAAAATCTGTGCTATGTTTTGAAACGAGAAAACAGTTCGTTGCTCAG GTGTTGTGCCAGTTTGGATGTGCTGTGGTGGAATATGATGCTGAACGCTTTAACAAGGTCGTGCTTATGTTTGAAGTGAAAGACTTCCATTTTCTTACCTTCATTACTCTTGGTTCAAGTTTTCCTCAG TTGCAGGCACCAAAGATAGTCCTGCAGTCGCTGTATCACAGTGGTCCACGGGAGCCATACTCCAAGGAGCTCACCGAGGTCAAGTACAGTCCCCAGTGGAATACAGAGGAGATGGTGAGGAACATAAAGGATATCATCCTTGCAAATGTCTCCACATTCCAATCCTCCTCTATTAGGGCACCCTGA